The genomic region ATGATAAATAGGGTTGGGCCGAAACCCATCATTGCCGTGGGTTCCCTGGTCATGATGCTAGGTTTCTATCTCTTAATAGTAAATAGGGCAACTCCCCTAGACGTTACCATGGACACTGTGGTGGGCATGCTAGGCCTTCTCTGCCTCATGATTCCCATAGTGAACATGATATCCGTGTCTCTACCTCCCGAGGATAGGGGAGTGGGCATAGGGATGAACACGTTGATTAGGAACATAGGTAGCGCTGTTGGGCCAGTGATCACGACCTCCATAATGTCGAGCTATCAGGGGGCCTTTGTTCTTCCCTTCGACGGGACTTACATGGTTGAGATACTCCCAAGTTCAACGGCTTTCGACCTCATATTTACCGTGGGAATAGGGATGGCAATCCTGAACCTGTTAATATCTTTGACCGTTAAGAACTATAGGTTCCAGGCTAAGCCAACAAAGGAGGTGGTAGTTGAGGCCAAGTGAGATTAGAGTAGGTCATCTGAGCTGAGAACCTCTAGTCCGTATTTCTTCAACCTAGAAAAGTGGCGCGCGTTATTCGTGACCAGCGTGAGCCCATTTGCGATGCAGATGCTACCTATGATGAGGTCTGGGTCGCTTAAGGGTCTTCCCTCTCTCCTTAGCTCAGCGTAAATTTTGGAGGCCGTCATCACGGACCTGTTATCTAGACAGAGAACCGTAAAATTCTCCTCGAGATCTCGCTTGAAGTCTGCTACATCCTTTCCCAGGAACGCTATTCCCCTCAGAAATTCAAAGAGCGAGATACAAGTTGTATAGTATCCTGAAACCTTTCCCTTGAGATTCCTTGAGTATACGAGTATTAGGGCGTCAGTGTCTAGGCACTTCTCCTTCTCCACGATCTCCTTCCCTCTCTAGTTAGTCGGATCAGGGTTTCAGCCTCGTTCTCGCTCAGGGTAAGATTTGGCGACGCGATCATGTTCTTGAAAACTTCCCTGAAAAAGTCGTCCCAGCTAAGGGCCATACCCCTCTCTATTTCCATTCTCCTCCTTAGTTTTTCGAGTTGTGACTTCACGTCCTCGCTTACGGCAATTGTAGTGTAAGTCATTATGTAATTATATGATTAAGATAATTTAAGTCCACTTGATTTTGTGTGCCCCTAGAGGGCAAGCAATAGTTATAACCTAGTTATAAAGCAAGTTATATCATGTCCAGCTTTGATAAGTTCTCTGAAAAATACGACACGTGGTTCCTCAATAACAGGAATGTGTTAATGTCAGAGCTCTTGCTTGTCGAGAAAATGTTGAGAGGGGAAAGGAAAATACTCAGCGTTGGATGCGGTAGCGGGCTCTTTGAATCGCTTCTAAGAGAGAGGGGGATAATGATAGAGGACTGTGTGGAACCCTCAGAGATGGGTAAGATTGCCGAGGCTAGGGGCCTGAGGGTGAAGAGAGGTTACGCGGAGGAGCTTCCTGTCCATGAGAAATATGACGCGGTGTTAATGAACGGGGTTATTCACTACCTCAGGGATCCAGCGAAGGCCTTACTTGAGGCTAACAGGGTGCTCAGGGAAGGAGGACATCTAATCCTCTGCTGGGTTGCCGGAGAAGGATCATATGGACTCCTGTATAGGCTGGCGTCACTAGTGGGTTGGAAAGAGCTAGAGGGAGTTTCGCCAAAATCTCCTTATCCTCTCGAATTTGTGAGGGAAGCTAAATGGCAAACAGTGGGGGAAGTCAGGTCACTTCTCAGGAATGCAGGGTTTGAGGAGGTGTTGATAATGCAGACCTTAACGAGACATCCAAAGTACTCTAACGATGAGGCAGAGGATCCCTCGCAGGGTTATGATAGGGGAGACTATGTATGTATAAAGGCCAGGAAAACATAGTCTAGGATAAATTTTTGTATCATGAGAATCCCTTATGAAAACTATTTTAGAGCCTGATAGCGTACTATCCAGATTTGCTTTTGATAGATTATATATTTACTTCATTAAATTTTGCCTAGCCGATTGACTCACAAGATCACTTCATGTCACGCTAACTACATGGACCCCACAAGGAAGTCGGCTCTCCCATGTAGTTATAGAGCCAGAACTTCTGTAAGGACAGCAATGCCCTGGGGGACGTCCCTCGCCTTACCTTCTGAGCATTATCTTGGCTTATACGATCAGGATCCTAAGGAACTGGTGAAGGAGGCCATGCTATCGGGTTCATCCATTCTAGCTGAAGAGATCGCATTGAGAGTTGCAACAATATTCCAAGACTAATGGTATGTTCACAGTTTTTAATTAGTATAATTTTTATTTACTATGTTTCATAGAAGACCTACATACACCTTAGTACGCAGGCTCCTATTTAGGTAGAGCTTTAGGAATTTGAACCATGATGCGTGGGATAGAAAGTCGTGTCGATGTTCATAACTGAAATTATTTGAGTATCATGATCAAAACCCTCCCTTCTAAAGGCATAGGCAAGTTCTATGTTACTTAATCCTTATTGCTGTAACCTCGGAATTAACACTAATCATTCTTCTACCGTTTTCATCAATACGTATCAACGACTTGATGTAGACTGGAGGTGAGAATGTAACTATGTTGTCTGTGGAAACTATCTTGGTTCCCCAATACTCGTACTCCCCGTTTCCATACACTAACAGTCCATGATCTGACAGGGGAATTATGGCTCCCTCCCTAACGTAGATTGGCAACTCATCTTTGGATCTTACCCATCCCTGCATTACTTCCCCAGTCCAGAAGTCTGCCCACTTTTCAGGAAGGTACACGTCCCTGCTATCCTCTCTCCCCATGAGAGGGGCATACAATAGGAATTTCCCCACTAGATACTCGTCATCGATCCTGTAGGTGTCCTCGTCTTCCTGATACTCGTAAAAGAGAGGCCTGATTATGGGATGTCCAGTTCTATGCGCCTCCTCAGCCAGTGCGTAAAGGTAGGGCAGGAACATTTTTCTGGTCTCCATGACCCTCTTCACCTTCTCCTTGTACATGCTAGGTAGGAACACAGGTTCACTATCTACTCCATCCTTGCTCTTATGCGTCCTGAAGAAGGGAAAGAACATCGCCAACTGAAAGTGCCTAACGAGCATCTCAGGCGAGTTCTCGATCTCTGGAAATTCTCTACCCTGAAATCCTCCTATGTCCATTCCGACGTAAGGTACACCGGACATCGAAAGCCCTAAAACTAGCTGTAGCTGTAACTTCAGCTGATTCCAGGAGGCGGTATTATCCCCTGTCCAGATTCCCGCGTATCTTTGGATCCCTGCGTAGCCCGACCTACTTAAGATAAACATCTCCCTTCTCGCCCTCGACACCCCATCAAAGGTGGCCATGGCCTCATAATAGGGATACGCGTTCCTGACCTTCCCGTGTTTGACTTTCCTCCCTTTCAGGACGTGTACCACGTTCTCGGGAAAGACGTAGGAGAAAGGAGTCTCCCTAACCTGGAAGTCCCTACAGGCTTGCCTCAACCTGAAAAGCTCCGTGAAGTCCGTTGGCTCGTTCATGTCCAACCAGATTCCGTCTATCCCCTGCTCCACCCACTCCCTTACTAGTTCTGCCCACCACCCTCGGGCATCCTCTCGGAAGAAGTCAGGGTACACACAGTTACCTGGCCACAGTTTCCCCACGAACAGGTCTCCGTTCTCCGTCTCACAGTACTTACCGAGTCCCAACTTGAATACCTCGTAGTTCTGGTCTGCCCTCACGCTGTGGTCCACGATCGTGATTACCTTGACCCCTCTCGAGTGAACTTCCTCAAGGAATTTCTTCGGGTCAGGGAACCTCTTGGGGTGCCAGGTAAACAACTTGAATTGATCCATGAAATCGATGTCCAGGAAGATTGCCGACACGGGAAACCCATCCTTCCTGAGTAGGTCAAGAAGTTCTAGGATGTGGGTGTCAGGGTAATATGAGTACCTCGATATCATGTAACCAAGGGCCCACTCAGGGGGAAGGAAGGGTAACCCCGTGAGGGATACATATCTCTCGATCACCTGTTCTATTCTAGGTCCCTCAAAGACGTAGAGTTCCACGTAATCCTCGGGTATGGTTATCCTTATTTCGTCGTAGTGATCCCTTCCCACGTCAAAGACTAACCTGGAGGCCGAGTTGACGAAATAGCCTGTGGCAACTCCTCCTCTCACCACTATCATGAAGGGAATGTTCACGTACATGGGGTCGGAGTACTTGTGATATGCCCCAGCATCGACGTTATACATCACGTATTTACCTCGTTTTCTATCCAGTTCAAAGGCCTTCTCTCCGTGTCCTAAAACGTGATCCTTGATGCCTAGGGGTTTGATGAGGGTTAGCCCTTCCTCCTCCTCGAGCTCGAGATCGAAATCCTGCAGGGATTTGTAGCTAAGCTTTCCCTGAAATTGGAAATCAACTGGAGGGAAGGGATCGTTTATAAGGAACTGGTAAGTTCCTTCCTTCTCAAAAGCCTTTATCATGGGAGAAATGGGATGAGGGAGATCTTGAACTTTCTGGTTTACTCTTTAGACTAGATCGAGAGATGAAACTCGTATGGATCAATTTTCGAACTAGAACTTATCATTTATCCGTGATTCTATTCGTTGAATAGTTATGATCGTCAATGATATTGACTAGAACAGTGAATCAATAGTATAATATCGTGAGTTTGAATTTATGATCTCATTATAACATTCCTACGAATAATCTCTCTAATTGTATTACATTAAAGCGAAATTTTACTTATGAATTTCTCGAGTTAAGACATGTCTGCGTTACGAATTTCGTCTTTAGAAGGAATACGATCCACCTTAGAGTAGGCTCGCTTATGGATCCAGTAAGAGCTTGTGCGGAGTAAACCCGGGCCCCATCTAGGGCTTATAGGGGCCATGGACCCTGTATCCGTAAAGCTGACTAGACCTTATACCTAGGAACGTATGCCAAATATCCGCCGTCCTATTTCTTACCTCCATCACCTCCTTAGGGTATCTCTGATCTGAGAGGTAGAGGACTAGCTCTATCTTTTCTGCGTTCTCTGAGAGGATTGAGAAATTAACTCCGTCTTCGTCCTCGATCCAATTCGCTCCTAGCGGGAACGGTTCTCCAGGTCTTAATGGCCTATCCTTAGTTTTGAGCATGAAATGCATTTCAAGCTTCTAAATTTATGTTATTACCGTCAATGTAAGGGTAGGGTACGAGGTCTGAAGGGCGAAATTACTGTAAACGATCTAGAGCAAACTTCTCTACTTTTAGCTAAGATCTCGTTATGGACTCATCAATGATCCTTGTAAGGCAAAGGATTTCTATGTCTCTGATCTCTTTAACCAAGAGGAACCATAATTCTTTTTGGGCTCCCGATCATAACGCATTCCGACTTAGGTCGATCTCTCACTTCCAACGGTGGACATGAAATTAACGCAATTTTGGGAGTCACGGTTCCGGTATTTGGCTATGTTTCTATTTCAGCCTTCAATGTAGAATTTTCTAAGTTTCTATGGGTATGCGTCTCCATAGCTTCGGCATTGTGATATATTTTCAATACAATCAGATTGCATCCCTTTCTTGGTGAGCATTTATCCATAACAATGTGACACCATGAGCGTTATGATGCTACGAACGCACTCTAAGGACATTAGAGAAAACATTATTACTTAAAGGCCACCTTTGTAGAACTTGACATGCATGAGTGGTCCATAGCTGATGCTATCTTGCGTACGGTAGAGGATATGATAGAGGGAAAGGAGGGAAAAGTCTCCAAAATAGTACTGGGTATTCCTAGCATATCTTTTCTGGACGTGGAGATATTAACTGAAGCATTTGATGAACTTAAGAAAAACACAAGTTTAAGCAACTCTCGGCTGGAGGTTAAGATAAGGGCGCCAGTTTTTACATGTCACAGGTGTGGATCTACCTTCTCCTTAGACGAGATAAAATCTCAAGTAGACGGCTTGAGGTCTGAATTTGGCGAGGAGTATCCGCTTCATCTCATTCCCATGTTAGGCCCTTCGTTCTTAAGATGCCCCCACTGTGGTTCCCACGACATTTCGGGGAACGATGACATAGTTGTGGAGAGGGTTGAATTTGAACCCACTGTTGAACCTAGCTAGGAAAAAACTTCAGGGAAGGAAGACCATCGCAGTCATGAGTGCTAAGGGAGGAGTTGGAAAGAGTGTAGTCTCCTCTTTACTTGCCATCGCGCTTTCGAGGGAGTATAACACCTTACTTATTGATCTTGACATACACACTATGGCACTCCCAAAGCTGTTCGGATATGAGGGATCGCTTCATGAAGTTAGAAAAGAGGGTATAGTACCTTTCACGATAAATGAGAAATTGAAATTACTAACGTTGGGTGGAGTGGTCAGGAATAAGACGGTGATATTACCGGGGAGGAACCAGGAAAAGGTTATGGAATCTCTATTGGGAACAGGGGCCATTAATGAGGAGCTAGTAATCTTTGATTTACCACCTGGTCTAGGGGACGAAATCTTAGTACTGGAGAAGGTTACGGATTTCCTTCCAGTGGTTGTTACCAATCCGTCAGAGCTCTCAGTTAAAGTAGTGAAGTATCTTCTGGATTACCTAGCCGAACTGGGAAAAGATCCATTACTAGTTGCGAATATGTCATATATTAAATGCGGGTCACAGATAATTAGGCCTTTTGGAAATTTGAGTCTACATGGAATGGGGAGAAAGCAACCTCAAATAATTGAGCTACCAATGGATGAAACTCTAAATGAATTTATAGGTAAGATCCATGAGTACAAAGGGGAACTATTGGATGGAATAAATAAGCTGAGTATAATGATAAACGAGAGAATGCACCAAACCTAGATATGCCCTGGACAGAATTCGTAGCTTCTCAAACGAAGGACTCGCGTTGGGCGCTATTTGAAAGGGGCTTAATCTCGCCTCCTAAGATATACTGACACAACGTTCCTTACTGAGTGTTGATTATATTATCTACCACAAATATACAATCTTAATGTGAAATCGTTTAGAATAACAGCATCGGGGATAGTCCAAGGAGTGGGATTTAGGCCATTTGTATTTAGGACTGCATTAAAAAGCGGTGTAAGTGGATTTGTAAGAAATCTGAGCGGAAGTGAAGTGGAAATTGTAATCCAGGGAAGTCAGGATAGTATTTCAAAGTTCTTCTCGCTGTTCTTCCTAAATCTCCCTCCCCAGTCCAGATTAGAGCAAATCACAATAACGCCACTTGAGGGAGATATTCTTCAAGGTTTTAAGATACTAAAGAGCGAGAAAATGAGATACGAGGCAAGTCAAATCCCCCCAGATTTTTCAGTGTGCTCGGAATGCATCAGGGAGGTTTTAGACCCTGGGAACAGACGTTATAGATATCCTTTTAACAGTTGCGTAAATTGTGGCCCTAGATTTTCCATGATGAGGAAGGTTCCATATGATAGGGAAAACACAGCTATGGTGGAGTTCCCCCTATGCGACGAGTGTGCCCAGGAATACAATGATCCAGATAATGAAAGGAGATTTGACGCCCAAGGTATAAGTTGTCCAAAATGTGGACCTAGGCTTTATATAGAGGATATGCGCGGTAATCGTTTAGAAGGCGACCCCATAAAACTTGCTGGAAAGCTATTGACAGAGGGTAAAATCATCGCCATTAAGGGAATAGGAGGATTTCATATAGCATGCGATCCATTTGATGACGATGTTGTTCTTACATTGAGAGCCAGGAAGGGAAGGCCCTCTAAGCCCTTTGCAGTTATGTCGATTTCCAGTGATATTATATCAAATTTCGCTGAAATAAATCCGCTTGAAAAGGATATCCTAGAATCCCCTGAAAGGCCAATAGTCCTCCTCAAGAAGAGGGAGGATTCGCCGATCTCCAAGCACGTATCTCCTGGACTCGATAGGGAAGGCTTTTTCCTATATTACACGCCACTACACTACATGTTACTTAGCGAAGTTAAGGGTAACACGCTGGTAATGACTAGTGCCAACAGACATGGGTATCCCATGTGTACTACCGAGTCTTGCGTTAAGGAAAAACTCAGTGGTATAGTAGACTACATGCTCTATCATGATAGAGAGATAGTGAACAGGGTGGACGATAGCGTCATTAAATTCGCAGGAAATCGTCTCCATATTCTGAGGAGAGGAAGGGGTTACGCACCTCTCTGGATAAGAATGAAAAGTAAGTTTAAAACCCCCGCAATAGCCCTAGGTGCTGAACTCCAAAATGCTGGCGCACTCATGTTTGACGACAAGGTTATATTAACTCAATATGTGGGCGACACTGATAAACTGGAAAATCTTCAAGAAATGGAGAAAATGCTCAACTTCCTAATGAGCACGTATGATGTAAGGCCTAGGGTAATCCTTGTGGACAAGAACCCTGGATATCAGACTAGATACGTTGCCAATAGGTTATCGGAGAAGTTCTCGGCTGAAATAGTCGAGGTACAACATCATTTTGCCCACGCACTAAGCGTGGCTGCAGATCATGGCTCAGACGAAGGTGTGGCTATCGCCATTGACGGTGTCGGATACGGAGACGATGGTAACGCTTGGGGAGGGGAGATTTTGCTATTTACAGGCAGCGAATACGAAAGGTCCTATCATTTGAAATACGTTCCATATCCTGGGGGTGACGTTAATGCGCTGAGACCTAGGAGAATGTTGGCCATATTCCTTTCTCAGGTAATGACATTAGAGGAGGCCGGGAAAATTGCAGGCCTCAATGAGAATGAGGTAATAATGCTGAGAAGCTCTCTGAGAGGAAATAGAATATACACCTCAAGTACCGGTAGATTCCTGGATGCTGTTTCGGCCTTCCTTGGCGTATGTGATAGGAGGACATACGAGGGAGAGCCTGCGATAAGGTTAGAGGCCTCAGCTAGCAATGGAAAGTTGCTGGACTTGGATATACCTGTAGTAGGTAACGAGATAGACACTCTCAAGGCGTTCGAGTGGCTTATCTCTGAAGAGGGTAAAGTAAACGACATTGCGTTAACAGTTCAGTATAGGCTAGGTGAAGCCTTAGCGAAGGCTGCATTGAAGCTAAATCCTCAAGTTATCCTGGTCTCAGGAGGCGCAGCTGTAAATGAGTATATTTTAAGGGGCTTAAGAGAAAATTCGGAAGGCATAGAGGTGATAACGCCAAGGAGAGTTCCATCTAATGATGGGGGGATTGCATTGGGGCAAGCCCATTATCTACTGCAGCGGGATAGAGCTAATTAATCTTAAAACACCATCATAATTCATGAGAGTGCTCATAGCTGGGGTTGGAAATATTTTCATGGGAGATGATGGATGTGGAAGTATCGTGGCTGAGGCCCTTAAGGGTTGCGTTAGTGGGGCTGAGGTAATTGATATTGGAACGGGTGGACTTCCGCTCACGGATTACTTGGAGAACTTTGACGTTGTTATACTAGTAGACGCTGCCGTAATTGATGAGGATGTTAAAGTTATAGAAGTTACCGATGAGATGAACCCAGATAGTGTAGGGGAAGGAGTTCTGTCCCTTTTATTCGGGGGATCGCATGGTCTGGGGGTAATGGATTTACTTAATTTCTTAAAGATAAGGGAGAGAAAACCCAAGGTCCTAATAGTGGGGTGTAGGCCCATAAGCGTGGAGGTTAGAATGGGTCTTTCGGAGGGTATGACAGCGAACTGTCTTAAGGCGTTGGATGAGATCGCAAGGTTAGGCTCAAAATTTAATGTGGAAATAGACCTGGAAAAAGCTAGGACAAAACTGTTGGGTTTGAAGGGTTAATCTAGATCTCTCTTCAGTTGATTTAGTAGAGATAGAAGGCTTTCTTCTATCTTATCTGGGCTTATCTTTTTAATGGCGTAACCGCCGTGAACTAGTACGAGATCACCTTTCTTAGCATCCACAAGCCCCAACTCTATTTCCCTTCTAATTCCACCGAAGTCAACCACTGCAGTCTCGCCGTTCGCTTCCACTATTAAGCCCACAATAGCCATGTCGTAGGGGTCGTACTCAGACATCTTGAACCACTCTCGCCAATTCTTCCTCATATTTGAGCATCTCTCTAAACTCTTCCTCGCTTATTTTCTCCATTATCATTCCATAACTAACCACGACATAATCTCCCTCTTTAATGTCTTCAAAACCGTTAAGTAAGACAGGTTCAATGACATTGTTTCCATAATCGACGAAAGCTATAGGATCCTCTACCTGTACCACTCTTGCTGGGAAACTTAGACACATTACTTTTTACTTCTAGTTTAAGGATAAAAGCTTTCTTTGAGGTTGTATCATCTGACATTGTTTTCAAATTTTATCTAGAGTCTAAAGTCGATTAACTACCTTTAGCCTGTCATTATGTATGAGACATAACTACGCTTATGACGGTGTTAAGGCCAGGAATATAATATAAATTTGCTGCACTATGAGAAGAATAGGTGTACAATTTTAGTCTCGTCGAATCTCATATAGAAAACGTTAATTTACCTTTTCGCCTAATGTTAATTCATGTCTATTTTTAGACCAATGATTCTAGGTAATTTGAAGAGGGGTCTTTTGGGCCTTGGAATAAGGAAATTACCCCTCATAGGCGGGCATAAGCTGTTGTACACTTGTAACCTTAGATGTGAGATGTGTCCCTTCTGGAGAAGAAAGGATGAGAAACTGCTCTCTCTAGAGGAGGAAATTTTAATGTTGAAATCGCTGGAGAGAGCCGGCGTCTTATTCATGGGGTTTGAGGGAGGGGAACCGTTATTGAGAAAAGACCTGGAGCAAATTCTGGAGGAGTCGTACATAAGGTTTCATACTTCTCTTGTGACCAATGGATGGTTACTAAAGGAAAGGGTTAGAAGCTTGAGTGAATATCTGGATCATTTATTCGTATCCATTGACGGAATAGGTGAAGTACATGATAAGATGAGAGGCATTCCAGGATCCTTTGAGAGAGCTGTAGAGGGTATAAGGGAGGCCAAAAGATATTTGCCCGTGTCAATTAGCTTCACAATAACCAAAAAGAACATAGATCAAGTCAGGGATGTCGTGGAACTCTCGAGAAAGCTCGGTGTGGGAATAAGCGTCCAGGTGGAGTATGACTATTCCACTGCTGAGAAGTTGAGCCCGGATAAGAGCCAACTTTACGACGCACTGAAGATGCTCATCGAGCTGAAAAGAAGAGGTTATCCAATAGTTGAGTCGCTAGACTACTTTGAAGCTATACTTAACTCTTGGTACAATCGAATACCGTGGAAATGTAAGCCTTGGCTGACCGTGAACGTGGATCCTCAAGGAAGAATAGTTCAACCATGTTACGTGCTAAACGAGTATAGTGGAAAATATAAGGTCTGGGAGATAGACATAGTTAAGCTGTGGAATACGTACCCCTGGAGTGAATATGAAAACTGTAACAAATGCGCTCTGGCCTGCTATCTTGAACCATCTCTGTTCAGTTGGTCTAACAGAGAAATGGTAAAGGAGAAAATAGTAAATAACATGGTAAGCTATGTTCGCGATCTTATACATATTTAGTTTTGTCACGAAGGCCACGCCTTACACTTATCTTTTTTAGCGTAAATATCGTAGTTAACGTTGAACATCTTTCTTCAGTACCTTTAAAACCAACTGTATAGTTTAGGAGATACTGGCGCCATTCCCAACATTTATAAAATAGTTCCCAAATAATACTTTAATGTTAAATCCATTAGCATTAGATACTATCGATCTAAAGGTGAAAATTAGCGATGGTAAGGTAGTATATGCCAAGTCATCTGGAAATAAACTGAGGGGATACGAAAGGATGTTTATCGGTAAGGATCCGAGGGAACTCCCAGATATTATCCCTAGGGTACTCTCTACATGCGCGCAGTCCCATACCTTTGCCTACATCAAGGCTGTGGGAAACAATAACTTGGATCTTATAGGAAATCTAATGGTGAGTCTAGAGATAATCGAAAGTAACATAAAACATCCCTACGCGTATTGGCTGCCGTATTTGGGTGGGGTAGAGTATGAGTTTCCAGGGGGGAAGAAATTCAGGAAGGTATCCCACGCAAGCAGAAAAATAAGGGCTATAATGGAGAAAATAGGCGGAAAATGGCCCTCAGTGGACTACGTCAAAAAGGGCACTAAGCTATCCTTTACCAGGGAGGAACTGAAGGATGTAATAAGTTTCCTCGAAAGCGACATGCTGGGCATGAGTCTCCAGGACTTCTTGGGTATTAAAGAGCTAGAGGAGCTTAGAGGGGATATTAGATATCTTAATGCGGAGTACTGGAGAGCCGGTTTAGGAAGATACGCGTCAGCGTGGGCCCAACTGGATGTCTCCAAGATAGATGACCAGGGTGATAGGGTATTGTATGACGGGACATTGGTTGAAGTTGGACCGCTGGCACAAGCTCTCACATTTGACGACATGATAGTTAAACTACATAGGGATATGGGACCATCGCCTCTATTGAGGGAATTGGCTAGAGTTAGGGTAGCAGCTAAATTGATACTTGGTTTACAGGATCTAGAAATTGAGTCCGAAGGATTGCATATACGCGGAGATGGAATTGGATATCTAGAGTCCATAAGGGGAGTTCTAGTTCATCAGGTGAAGGTAAAGGACAAGGTGGTTGAGTACAGAGTGATTCAACCCACAACATTTAATGCCTCTCCTGGAGGAGCGTTGGAAAATGCCGTTTTGGGAATTCCGGTTCGTAACTATAGAAATCCGTGGGAGATTTCCCTAGCCGTGAGCTCCTTGGATTCCTGTTTCATTACTAATGTTGAGGTTTATCTGGATGACAAATACCTATTTACCAAGAGAGTAGGAGGGTTTTGCTGACTTGTTGGATTACTCAGTTTAACTCTAGAATTTTACCTGAAATACAGGGTATGGGTCCTTGTTGCCTTTTTTTGGGGTGAAAATCTAGTGAGCCCTAGACATTTTCTCCACAATTCTCTGAGCAACCAGTTTAATACCCTCAAAGGTAAGCGTAATAGTGTTTTCATTTACCTCAATTAGTCCTGCCGAGAGTAAGTCCTTGAGGGTATTCTCTCCTATCTCTTCCTTTCTAGTCTCCTTATTAAATGCCATGTTCATATAGATGGTCTGTAACGCGTCAAGGAGACCATAGAGTTTTGAGAGTTCCCTAAGTCCCTTTTCGGTTAGGTATAAAAATTGGCCCTCTTGTTTTATTAATCCATCTTCTATCAACTTTTCCACATCTACCTTTTCCATGACTAGCTCCTCCCTCCTTCTAGGAGCCACATTTATTTCTTCGAGAGCAAGCAGCTCAGAAAGCATCTTGCCACCTCCCTGTACTCAGGGGAGAACGCTACTATTGTTATCGCTCCCTTCCTTCCCCTTAACCTTGCTCTAATTAAGTAGTCTTCCAACTCGGAGTAGGAAAGTATTCCAGGATAAAGGTCCTTGAGTCCCACAACTAAGAACTTAACTGACTTTGAGGAATCTACTATAATTACTTCATCGTCCATAAAACCTTCAAGGGCTTCCAAGTTAGATCCAACAAATGTACCTCCGAACTCTTCCACAATCTTCCCCGCATCGTCACCGAAGATCTCGTTTCCTATACCTACGAGCTTCATAGTCTCATCGAGAGTATCTCTTTTCCGCCGTCTAAGACATGAACGTTGCATACCATACATGCATCATGTGACCTGACAATATGAGCTACCTCTATGGGATTGTTGGGATTCTCCACCTCTGTTCCCTGAAGTGCTATGGATAAATGGCTTGGGTTACCGAAGGG from Metallosphaera sedula DSM 5348 harbors:
- a CDS encoding HypC/HybG/HupF family hydrogenase formation chaperone, which codes for MSEYDPYDMAIVGLIVEANGETAVVDFGGIRREIELGLVDAKKGDLVLVHGGYAIKKISPDKIEESLLSLLNQLKRDLD
- a CDS encoding hydrogenase maturation protease, translated to MRVLIAGVGNIFMGDDGCGSIVAEALKGCVSGAEVIDIGTGGLPLTDYLENFDVVILVDAAVIDEDVKVIEVTDEMNPDSVGEGVLSLLFGGSHGLGVMDLLNFLKIRERKPKVLIVGCRPISVEVRMGLSEGMTANCLKALDEIARLGSKFNVEIDLEKARTKLLGLKG
- a CDS encoding PTO1314 family radical SAM protein encodes the protein MSIFRPMILGNLKRGLLGLGIRKLPLIGGHKLLYTCNLRCEMCPFWRRKDEKLLSLEEEILMLKSLERAGVLFMGFEGGEPLLRKDLEQILEESYIRFHTSLVTNGWLLKERVRSLSEYLDHLFVSIDGIGEVHDKMRGIPGSFERAVEGIREAKRYLPVSISFTITKKNIDQVRDVVELSRKLGVGISVQVEYDYSTAEKLSPDKSQLYDALKMLIELKRRGYPIVESLDYFEAILNSWYNRIPWKCKPWLTVNVDPQGRIVQPCYVLNEYSGKYKVWEIDIVKLWNTYPWSEYENCNKCALACYLEPSLFSWSNREMVKEKIVNNMVSYVRDLIHI
- the hypF gene encoding carbamoyltransferase HypF, whose amino-acid sequence is MKSFRITASGIVQGVGFRPFVFRTALKSGVSGFVRNLSGSEVEIVIQGSQDSISKFFSLFFLNLPPQSRLEQITITPLEGDILQGFKILKSEKMRYEASQIPPDFSVCSECIREVLDPGNRRYRYPFNSCVNCGPRFSMMRKVPYDRENTAMVEFPLCDECAQEYNDPDNERRFDAQGISCPKCGPRLYIEDMRGNRLEGDPIKLAGKLLTEGKIIAIKGIGGFHIACDPFDDDVVLTLRARKGRPSKPFAVMSISSDIISNFAEINPLEKDILESPERPIVLLKKREDSPISKHVSPGLDREGFFLYYTPLHYMLLSEVKGNTLVMTSANRHGYPMCTTESCVKEKLSGIVDYMLYHDREIVNRVDDSVIKFAGNRLHILRRGRGYAPLWIRMKSKFKTPAIALGAELQNAGALMFDDKVILTQYVGDTDKLENLQEMEKMLNFLMSTYDVRPRVILVDKNPGYQTRYVANRLSEKFSAEIVEVQHHFAHALSVAADHGSDEGVAIAIDGVGYGDDGNAWGGEILLFTGSEYERSYHLKYVPYPGGDVNALRPRRMLAIFLSQVMTLEEAGKIAGLNENEVIMLRSSLRGNRIYTSSTGRFLDAVSAFLGVCDRRTYEGEPAIRLEASASNGKLLDLDIPVVGNEIDTLKAFEWLISEEGKVNDIALTVQYRLGEALAKAALKLNPQVILVSGGAAVNEYILRGLRENSEGIEVITPRRVPSNDGGIALGQAHYLLQRDRAN
- a CDS encoding HypC/HybG/HupF family hydrogenase formation chaperone, which translates into the protein MCLSFPARVVQVEDPIAFVDYGNNVIEPVLLNGFEDIKEGDYVVVSYGMIMEKISEEEFREMLKYEEELARVVQDV
- a CDS encoding nickel-dependent hydrogenase large subunit; the protein is MLNPLALDTIDLKVKISDGKVVYAKSSGNKLRGYERMFIGKDPRELPDIIPRVLSTCAQSHTFAYIKAVGNNNLDLIGNLMVSLEIIESNIKHPYAYWLPYLGGVEYEFPGGKKFRKVSHASRKIRAIMEKIGGKWPSVDYVKKGTKLSFTREELKDVISFLESDMLGMSLQDFLGIKELEELRGDIRYLNAEYWRAGLGRYASAWAQLDVSKIDDQGDRVLYDGTLVEVGPLAQALTFDDMIVKLHRDMGPSPLLRELARVRVAAKLILGLQDLEIESEGLHIRGDGIGYLESIRGVLVHQVKVKDKVVEYRVIQPTTFNASPGGALENAVLGIPVRNYRNPWEISLAVSSLDSCFITNVEVYLDDKYLFTKRVGGFC